A segment of the Xenopus tropicalis strain Nigerian chromosome 6, UCB_Xtro_10.0, whole genome shotgun sequence genome:
taaagaaagaaagaacactCAATGAAAATTACTATGAAAGCAGAAAGTATCAAAAAACAATAGAATCGTTTAGAGATTTGCAAATAATTATGCTCTGTTGGGCTTCATTACGGAAAATCATATTCTAAAACAGGAATCAGTTTTGTTTTCTCGGGAACCATTTAGAAAGAAATTAGTGATGTAATGACAACAATCAAGGAATGTCATTAAAAGTCATTTGTTAACATATAAAGTCAATAAATCCTATTCCCCACTAGAATTTAGACACAGTAGAAAATGTCTTTTCTGAACCTTGACCAAAAGGCTTTTTATCCTGTTAAAAATACGATGGCCTGGCAGCAGAAGTCTGAAATATCGCCATCAAATGCCCTTTGTAACAAGACTGGAGCAAGCAGGCCACTTATTTTCACTGCACTGAAGTCACTGTCGAGAGATCCGTTTGTCAATATCAACTGGCCTAGCAATTTCCCATCTTCACACTCATCGTCCTATCTAAACTGGCAGATGTTTGGACAAGATTTTATAAATTGTTCAATATCAGCCCATAATGAACCCCAACTGACCATTCCAAAGGAACTAAAAGCATACAGGATCTCCCCTGCTGGGCTGTAATAATGACCGCATGGTGGAACAATATTAATCATGGAATAAAATTGATGAggttcttgaaaaaaaataagtGTATGATTGATTAAAGGCCAATCTAAGAGGCTATTATTCTTGTTGTATTGCGGCATGCAATATTCACTCAATTTATCTTTGTGGGAAACAAATGATTGCTCTCTTTTTGCTTTTAACGACACATTACCACTGTTAGCTACCTTGCGATTTCACAGAATGAGAGAACGCCCTTAATTATGGGGTCTCTGCCAGAATCTTACTTTATGAGCAACTTAAAATTCGTTTGCCAAAACTGCTACGGTAATACGATCCATGTATATTCAATATATGGAATAATTTCCTTTGCAAACATAATTGCTCTTTGTTAAAATGGTTTTGTATGCGTATAAAATACATATGTCTGTGTTTATGAGTGTCACACGCAGAAAAGTATAAAATCAAATATTGCACAGGAGAGACTGTAGTACAGAAACATCTTTTTGCAGactaatttctttttatttacaataAGCGATATAAATTAGGTAGGAATTCTCGGCGACAACCAAAGAAATAGATAGCTGTCatattttgttttcaaataaaaaccaggcaacatttatttacaaaaacaagtTTGGGAATTTCTTTGCAATACAACTTGCATAAATTACTATAAGCTTTAATATCatcattacaaaaataaatatcaaatctgtgttttttctttacacttttttgtttccttttaacCCGATATTTTAAGTACTCCAGTTCCTCATTTAGGAATTATGGTCTCTATTGTATACATCTTTCACAAATATTTTCTTCTCTCCATTCTTCACAATTTATTCTATCACACCTATTGAATACATGTCGTGGCAATGAAGTGATCAAGTCAAGATATCCTGAGAAAACAGATCATTGTTTGCAGAGAGTCACAAGATCGGGGTAACTATACTATACCAAGAATTTCACATATGTCCAAGGGAGATCTctttgtattaaaaatatatggagCTTTAATAGTGTTCTGTTGATCTTCGTTTCTACAGTGGCACAGAGTGTGATCCGGATTTAGATATTTGTAATACTTATTAGCAGGGGAAGAGGTGATGGCTTGCTGACTTTTTTCAAACCAATTGTGACATCTACCTGTGAATCAAGGAATAAACCAAATCACTGAAAATCCTTTAGTCACACAATTCAGTTAATgtcccataaaataaataaaacattcacTCTGTCTACCTAACATACAGCAATTGTAACTGTGTAACTGAATAAAATTGgtaaaattaaaattttgtaCAGAGGTCATCTGTCAAAACCAGCCAACGATAATATATTGGTCCTGGAACAGCTATAACAACTACAGTTTTTATATCTGTCTATAAAAAAAAGACCGAAAAAATTGTGGATCTTCATTTTAACTATGGAATTATATAACAAGGTAACTAACAATGGGGGCGTTGATAAATGTCTAATAAATCTTGGACCAAGTCCCACATGATCAAGGCAATAGATGATGGTTTCACTTACTTGCATTGCTGTCTGACTGCACATCTATGGGTATGGTTGTACTCCTACTGTGCAGACTTCACTGGGATCTGTCAAAATATAACCGTCAGTTAGTCACAGGACACAGGCAGCTAACTAGATTATGTGTTCCAATTCTCAAATGAGCTAAATTCACAGCCAGGAGGTATCAAGGCTGCATTAAATACTAAGGTTTTGATAATAGACCTACAACATAAAGCCAACACGCTGGGTCGTGTTATAAAATAATAACTATGGTTTTGTAAACATTTTAGCTTCATTTAGTTTTGCATCATGCTCTatgcattttaaaacataaagataaatgtgtatgtttgataatttaacaaatatataatgttgtATAAAACAAAGATTTCACAATTAACCCTCTTTTACCCATTCACTTTCTCATGTATGCCACAGAGCCTGTGAGTTTGCAGGCCTCCCTGCAATCTGAAgtgttgacccccccccccccccccccccccttgcactTGGCAGCTAAGGGAATAAAACGGTGGCATTGAAGAATGAGCCTACCTTTTTTAGATTCGAAGTTTGTGGGCCTGTAGTGCTGATCTAGCTGGTTGCTGGCTGTTCTTACAGAGTCACTGGTGTGTTTGTGCATGGAGCTGGTGCTTAGTACAGTCTGGTTTAGTCCTTCATTAGCAGTCACTGCTGCGGAACTATACCGCAGAATCCCTTGGCTTTGGAGAGCATTGAAATTCCCATAGTTCGTATAATTGCTATAAAAAGGCGATGTATAATATATGTGCCTCCCTAGGAGTGAAGAGGAGGGGTAGCTGGGATTGTGAGCTGCGGAAGAAGTGGCAGAAGATAAGACAGAACCCAGGTTAGAATGCTTGTGATCCGAGGTGGCTATTTCAGCTAGTGACCACAGTTTTGGTTTGCTGGCTGGTGTCTGCGAACTTGGAGACATTCCATTGTCCAAACTTGTCTTATTTGAGTTTCTTGGGCTTCCGTCCTGTTGGTGATTTAGAATTGGTGCTTCCACACCTGTGAGTGGGGATGAGGTTGCAGGTTTAACTGGGAGCACTCTGTCTTCTTCATCACCTTCCTCTTCGTCTTCATCGTCGTCATATTTCTCTTTAGATTCGGACCCCGATTCGCAAAGATGGTCGGTGGCCCTACAAGGCAACTTCTCTCCATCGGAATCAGCCGAACAAGAATGATCTGTCAGGGAGTCAACGTGCAGACTGATACCTAAAAATTCATAAGAggggaaaaaagagaaagaaattatTATACTATTTTTAATAGgccacaaaaaaatccaaaataacaCCTGCCATAATCATAATATTCAACACATGGACCTATGGAACTctcattaaatataatatatacctgTGTGAAGGCACACCTTTCTTTATCTATGGCGGAGTAGTTCATATGATAATAGGATATAAGGATATATGCATgtgtgaatataaatatatatatatatatatattaatataaaaatcatccatcaagttcaaattTGATGTATTTTCacagcacaaaataaatatacacgTTATTTAAATCAGTGTTATATACAACACTGTGCATGTGTTTGTTAAAAAGATTTCTTTGCATTTGTTTGATATATGGCTGCAGAGAACACTACTCAGAATAAATAGCACTTTACACGTGATTAATAGGGTCAGACCAATAAGTGTACATCGGGCACCATTTAGTGTATGTGGGGCCGTGGCCTACTCTGTACAGAGATCATCACAGATTTC
Coding sequences within it:
- the irx2 gene encoding iroquois-class homeodomain protein irx-2 — its product is MSYPQGYLYQPPGSLALYSCPAYGASALAAPRSEELARSSSGSAFSPYPGSAAFTAQAATGFSSPLQYSSDPAGFPSYMGSPYDAHTTGMTGALSYHPYGSAAYPYQLNDPAYRKNATRDATATLKAWLQEHRKNPYPTKGEKIMLAIITKMTLTQVSTWFANARRRLKKENKMTWAPRNKSEDEDDDEGDGERVKEEQSEKAQDCNETSAEDEGISLHVDSLTDHSCSADSDGEKLPCRATDHLCESGSESKEKYDDDEDEEEGDEEDRVLPVKPATSSPLTGVEAPILNHQQDGSPRNSNKTSLDNGMSPSSQTPASKPKLWSLAEIATSDHKHSNLGSVLSSATSSAAHNPSYPSSSLLGRHIYYTSPFYSNYTNYGNFNALQSQGILRYSSAAVTANEGLNQTVLSTSSMHKHTSDSVRTASNQLDQHYRPTNFESKKDPSEVCTVGVQPYP